In one Fusarium keratoplasticum isolate Fu6.1 chromosome 5, whole genome shotgun sequence genomic region, the following are encoded:
- a CDS encoding SP-RING-type domain-containing protein — protein MPQTSRSIQPRAVPPSESHQIATSNETLNLLLGGRNHSWMTTGSSTDFAPRQEPRPSQVKPRKRGRPTAEPATEPVTTALLPTPNETAPQHGNISIGHVVNQPTASVETIRASTVLPSPALTDAPSPNVANQHDCANTLPTAHPEGTASRHPLPNGVDRDGAVPFSNIAPALQEQTSNSTPPHPPPTEPPSRNMTVDSTPSVSVNQAGALPIPFPVSAQVPAALVNQAAVLPASLPANAQIDVVAPPELRARTNGPNSDVHLHRAKRARVQGPATPNELRNQALSMQWKETITSRVKGCDSAGLLNDNVEKPRYRILIEACANTDHFYIALHQILCAWSLDKAPVHKMFQGLVDPSQVDGSFETLQTVLRNNQAMSVSHLEWFANFPVPLAEVLRVFHPSSLAKDIGTFLIQLSLNWYNLIQSVGSRMHPLLACELIELLRCPSQGLQAMFFTMSRRWLGIKDGPVANAINDIFETDRTNEAAAADRGDTPEKINQARSQIIAQYSSLVVQEHQRHQIQMQHQQLRQQQQLPANAMLSPAIAHAAPIAERRGQRSVPQSPVVPSHTAVSSPALAQSPSVPQFDALAPRPSISDRRVSSPAITNQHPPPGSPALQEHLRSGPNYVPADPRIAQPPSTTNYYSPRIQPPSLPGAASAGPSPSHSRNGSQSTPQTPVLPSQGQLQAPVLLSNGPPVHPQRRAASIAYPSQSVPNAQGGYLQHPPTVQPHYIEQAPQSGPRQVMNPAPMAHPHTQMMHPHQAVQPLPHMQHAVLTPTSPNYPHLVQALMPQHQAYQPPGVHRPVPPRRAFAPIPETEYPMSPYGRVSLQVGLHKVGLRSPRRVPAQPANTRYYQYIKQFALQPMLIAPQTGLRIFSFNVPKDHMRRLARKTQGEGLPYCYYSEGSCRYRLRTCARSAKETAVQEADWVLAAAQWPPYIFFDLNRTCMELRRKQHFHKDQPMELTDFLVEGENSLRLSFPQNPQNQRLSVKYFLAVEIVETISHDSAMKMIETGRRIPMEDTKRKIQGRLRGSDSDDVIIEDETLSVSLADPFSATRFNIPVRGAHCQHLECFDLETWLQTRPQKPAQQGGGASQVGDEPSLVDVWKCPICGQDARPSSLWVDDYLVGVRQALVANGDTRTKAITIDATGAWCAVEEPDDSDDDESPGPRPLTVAKRDTRRSESTMPARAAVIEILDDD, from the exons ATGCCACAAACATCCAGGTCAATCCAGCCAAGGGCCGTCCCTCCCTCCGAATCCCATCAGATCGCGACGTCAAATGAAACCCTCAACTTGCTCCTCGGCGGTCGCAATCATTCTTGGATGACCACCGGTTCATCTACAGACTTCGCTCCCAGGCAGGAACCCAGACCCTCCCAGGTCAAACCTCGAAAGCGAGGACGCCCAACAGCAGAGCCCGCTACCGAACCCGTCACCACCGCTCTCCTGCCTACCCCGAACGAGACTGCTCCACAGCATGGGAACATTTCCATCGGTCACGTTGTTAATCAGCCGACAGCTTCTGTTGAAACAATTAG AGCTTCAACTGTCCTCCCTTCCCCAGCACTGACTGACGCACCGAGCCCGAATGTTGCAAACCAGCACGACTGCGCCAACACTTTGCCAACCGCCCACCCCGAGGGCACAGCATCGAGGCACCCTCTCCCTAACGGCGTGGACCGAGACGGCGCAGTACCCTTTTCAAATATTGCTCCGGCTCTCCAGGAGCAAACCTCGAATTCTAcgcctcctcatccaccCCCAACCGAACCGCCGAGCCGTAACATGACCGTTGACTCTACCCCGTCTGTCTCAGTCAATCAAGCAGGGGCATTGCCGATACCCTTCCCAGTTAGCGCGCAGGTTCCAGCTGCCTTGGTCAACCAAGCAGCGGTGCTACCAGCATCCCTCCCAGCAAACGCGCAGATCGACGTTGTTGCACCTCCAGAACTCAGGGCAAGGACCAATGGACCTAACTCTGATGTACATCTACATCGGGCGAAGCGCGCCCGTGTTCAAGGCCCGGCCACACCCAACGAGTTGAGAAACCAGGCGCTGTCTATGCAATGGAAAGAAACCATTACTAGCCGCGTGAAAGGGTGCGATAGCGCGGGACTTCTGAatgacaatgtcgagaaACCTCGTTACAGGATCTTGATTGAAGCATGTGCAAATACCGATCACTTCTACATCGCACTTCATCAAATCCTTTGTGCTTGGTCCTTGGATAAAGCACCAGTCCACAAGATGTTCCAGGGTCTAGTCGACCCTAGCCAAGTTGATGGTTCCTTTGAAACATTACAGACCGTCCTCAGAAATAACCAAGCCATGTCGGTTTCTCATCTGGAATGGTTTGCCAACTTTCCTGTTCCTCTGGCGGAAGTCTTGAGAGTATTTCATCCATCCTCCCTGGCCAAGGACATTGGCACGTTTCTGATCCAGCTCTCATTGAATTGGTATAATCTCATTCAATCTGTTGGGAGCCGGATGCATCCGCTCCTTGCCTGCGAGCTGATCGAGCTACTCCGATGCCCTTCTCAGGGGCTGCAGGCCATGTTCTTTACCATGAGTCGCAGATGGCTCGGCATTAAAGACGGCCCTGTAGCAAATGCGATAAACGACATCTTTGAGACGGATCGAACTAATGAAGCTGCTGCGGCCGATCGCGGCGACACTCCTGAGAAGATCAACCAAGCTCGGTCTCAGATCATAGCCCAGTACTCAAGTCTTGTAGTGCAAGAACATCAACGTCACCAGATTCAAATGCAGCATCAACAATTacgacagcagcaacaactcCCAGCTA ATGCAATGCTCTCTCCTGCAATCGCTCACGCTGCCCCGATCGCTGAACGACGTGGACAACGCTCAGTGCCTCAATCGCCTGTAGTCCCATCTCACACGGCGGTATCATCACCAGCGTTGGCACAATCTCCCTCAGTGCCTCAGTTCGACGCATTGGCCCCGCGTCCCTCGATTAGCGATCGCAGAGTGTCAAGTCCAGCAATCACCAACCAACATCCCCCACCGGGCAGTCCGGCCCTCCAGGAGCATCTAAGGTCTGGTCCTAACTATGTGCCAGCCGATCCTCGGATAGCTCAGCCTCCATCTACTACCAACTATTACTCCCCACGGATTCAACCACCATCCTTACCCGGGGCGGCCAGTGCTGGGCCCTCACCATCACATTCAAGGAATGGATCTCAGAGTACACCGCAAACCCCTGTCTTGCCCTCCCAGGGCCAACTCCAGGCTCCTGTTCTCTTATCAAATGGACCACCGGTCCATCCGCAAAGGAGAGCAGCCTCTATTGCATACCCGTCGCAGTCAGTTCCCAATGCCCAGGGGGGTTACCTGCAACATCCTCCGACCGTCCAGCCTCACTATATTGAACAAGCTCCGCAATCTGGGCCTCGTCAAGTCATGAATCCGGCCCCAATGGCACATCCTCACACCCAGATGATGCATCCCCATCAAGCAGTTCAACCTCTTCCCCACATGCAGCACGCCGTGTTGACACCCACTTCGCCAAACTACCCTCACCTAGTACAAGCATTGATGCCGCAGCATCAAGCATACCAACCACCTGGTGTCCACCGACCAGTTCCTCCGAGACGGGCATTCGCACCAATCCCTGAGACAGAGTACCCAATGAGTCCGTACGGCCGAGTGTCGCTCCAGGTTGGTCTGCACAAGGTTGGCCTGCGTAGCCCTCGGCGCGTCCCTGCACAACCGGCGAATACTCGTTATTACCAATACATCAAACAGTTTGCGCTTCAGCCCATGTTGATTGCGCCACAAACAGGTCTACGAATATTCAGCTTCAACGTGCCCAAAGATCACATGCGGAGGCTTGCCAGGAAGActcaaggagaaggtctCCCATACTGTTATTACTCTGAAGGCTCTTGTCGATACAGACTTCGTACCTGCGCGCGGTCTGCCAAGGAGACAGCGGTTCAAGAGGCAGATTGGGTGCTGGCAGCAGCACAGTGGCCTCCTTACATCTTTTTCGATCTCAACCGTACCTGCATGGAGTTGCGTCGAAAGCAGCACTTCCATAAGGATCAGCCAATGGAGCTGACCGACTTCTTGGTTGAGGGCGAGAACAGTTTAAGATTGAGTTTTCCTCAAAATCCACAAAATCAAAGACTGAGCGTCAAGTATTTCTTAGCAGTTGAGATTGTGGAGACCATTAGCCACGATTCTGCCATGAAGATGATCGAGACAGGACGAAGAATTCCAATGGAGGATACGAAGCGGAAGATACAAGGACGGTTACGCGGCTCGGACTCTGACGATGTCATCATCGAGGATGAGACTCTGTCGGTCTCGTTGGCAGACCCTTTCAGTGCAACTAGGTTCAACATTCCTGTTCGAGGGGCTCATTGCCAACACCTGGAGTGCTTCGACTTGGAGACGTGGCTCCAGACGCGGCCCCAGAAACCGGCACAACAAGGGGGGGGAGCGTCGCAAGTAGGGGACGAGCCCTCGCTGGTGGATGTGTGGAAATGCCCAATTTGCGGGCAGGATGCCCGCCCCAGCAGTCTCTGGGTTGACGACTACCTTGTCGGTGTTAGACAGGCTTTGGTGGCCAATGGTGACACGCGGACAAAGGCCATCACGATAGATGCCACGGGAGCGTGGTGTGCTGTCGAGGAGCCAGATGActctgatgatgacgagTCACCTGGGCCGAGGCCCCTAACAGTGGCCAAAAGGGATACTCGGCGGTCTGAATCCACCATGCCGGCACGAGCGGCTGTGATTGAAATCCTAGACGACGATTAA
- a CDS encoding Methyltranfer-dom domain-containing protein, translating into MTSFESQIDSAQRMYTPRATDYEDSWHPEYSQRFTDVAPIKPGDHILDLACGTGLDAIIAAERVGDHGTVIGVDVTAAMLEKAREKLKDNPTLARRLTLVQHDVTNLNECPHVQKGSFDLVLCSNAFVLFEHPEQVVAHWREYLKPGGRVVIDITHEQNLPSGVLVEKVARSLDLPFPSNRTWIKSKDSFSEILERQGFVVEKVELVEKALGLGSTYLDLDQADAQFDQILNGPLAGMTIADTLRASGRDKFKQEWENAAVDGKIEVSDILYVYVARKI; encoded by the coding sequence ATGACTTCCTTTGAGAGCCAGATCGATTCCGCTCAGCGCATGTATACACCGCGGGCAACCGACTATGAAGATTCCTGGCACCCAGAATACAGCCAACGCTTCACAGATGTAGCGCCTATCAAGCCGGGTGATCACATCCTTGACCTGGCATGCGGCACTGGTCTGGACGCCATAATTGCAGCTGAACGAGTTGGCGATCATGGCACTGTCATCGGCGTCGATGTCACAGCTGCCATGCTCGAAAAGGCGCGggagaagctcaaagacAACCCAACTCTGGCTCGTCGCCTTACGTTGGTTCAGCACGATGTTACCAACTTGAACGAATGCCCGCACGTGCAAAAGGGTAGCTTCGATCTCGTTCTCTGCTCAAACGCATTTGTCCTGTTTGAACATCCAGAGCAAGTCGTTGCCCATTGGCGCGAATATCTCAAGCCGGGCGGCAGGGTCGTCATCGACATCACCCACGAGCAAAATCTTCCCTCTGGCGTCTTGGTGGAAAAGGTCGCTAGAAGCTTGGATCTCCCTTTCCCTTCGAATCGAACCTGGATCAAGTCCAAAGACTCATTCAGCGAGATACTAGAGCGGCAGGGCTTTGTGGTCGAAAAGGTAGAGCTTGTGGAAAAGGCTTTGGGTCTCGGCAGCACGtacctcgacctcgaccaGGCTGATGCGCAGTTCGATCAAATCTTGAACGGCCCTCTTGCTGGCATGACTATTGCGGACACCCTGAGAGCCAGTGGCCGAGACAAGTTCAAGCAAGAGTGGGAGAATGCTGCAGTCGACGGCAAGATTGAAGTGTCCGACATTCTCTACGTCTATGTTGCCCGAAAGATTTGA
- a CDS encoding 60S ribosomal protein L5 — MVFHKLVKNSAYYSRYQTKYKRRQQGKTDYYARKRLITQAKNKYNAPKYRLVVRFTNKDIICQIVTSEISGDKVFVSAYSHELKAYGIEHGLTNWAAAYATGLLIARRALKKLGLDEDFTGVEEADGEFTLTEAAETDDGERRPFKVFLDVGLKRTSTGARVFGAMKGASDGGILVPHSEKRFPGYDMETKELDADVLRNYIYGGHVAEYMETLADDDEERYRSQFQKYIDDDVEAEGLEDLYTEAHAAIREDPFKKAEGEGEKKTKEEWKAISKKYRTPKQTKEQKEKRVQERIAELLDEE; from the exons ATG GTTTTCCACAAGTTGGTCAAGAACAGCGCGTACTACAG CCGCTACCAAACCAAGTACAAGCGCCGCCAGCAGGGCAAGACCGACTACTACGCCCGCAAGCGCCTCATCACCCAGGCCAAGAACAAGTACAATGCGCCCAAGTACCGCCTCGTCGTCCGCTTCACCAACAAGGACATCATCTGCCAGATCGTCACCTCTGAGATCTCTGGCGACAAGGTCTTCGTCTCTGCCTACTCGcacgagctcaaggcctACGGTATCGAGCACGGTCTGACCAACTGGGCCGCTGCCTACGCCACCggtctcctcatcgcccGCCgcgccctcaagaagctcggcctcgacgaggacTTCACcggtgtcgaggaggccgatgGTGAGTTCACCCTCACCGAGGCCGCCGAgaccgacgatggcgagCGCCGCCCCTTCAAGGTCTTCCTCGACGTTGGCCTGAAGCGCACCTCCACCGGTGCCCGTGTCTTTGGTGCCATGAAGGGTGCCTCTGACGGTGGTATCCTCGTCCCCCACTCCGAGAAGCGATTCCCCGGTTACGACATGGAGACCAAGGAGCTCGACGCTGACGTCCTCCGCAACTATATCTACGGTGGCCACGTCGCTGAGTACATGGAGACTCttgccgacgacgatgaggagcgTTACCGCAGCCAGTTCCAGAAGtacatcgacgacgacgtcgaGGCTGAGGGTCTTGAGGACCTTTACACTGAGGCCCACGCCGCCATCCGTGAGGACCccttcaagaaggccgagggcgagggtgagaagaagaccaaggaggagtggaaggccatctccaagaagtACCGAACCCCCAAGcagaccaaggagcagaaggagaagcgGGTGCAGGAGCGCATCGCCGAGCTTCTGGACGAGGAATAA